In the Gemmatimonadaceae bacterium genome, CTCGACAGCCCGGTTCCGTGGCGCATGATAGCCGCGCAAGGAACCGCAACTCCCGCTATCCCCTCACGAGCATTCCCGTAAAAACATACTGCTGCAGCAACACGAGCAGTCCCACCAGCGTCGCCAGCGCGAGGCTGTGAAAGAACACGTAACGCAAGATCCGCCACTCGTGGCCGAACCAGCGCGTCGCGGTGCTCGCGACAACGATGCTCTGCGCGTCGATCATCTTGCCCATGACGCCACCCGAGCTGTTCGCCGCGGCCATCAGGATCGGATTGAGCCCCAGCCGCTGTGCGGTCACCTTCTGCAGGCTTCCGAAAAGCACATTCGACGCCGTGTCCGAGCCCGTGAGCGCTACCCCGAGCCAGCCGAGGAGCGTACCGAAGAATGGATAAAGGACGCCGGCGTGAGCGAAGGCTAATCCCAGGATCGCGTCCTCGCCGGAATAGCGCGTCGTGTAGCCGAGCGCGAGCATCGCCGCGATGGTGAGCAGCGAATGCCTGACGAGAACGAGCGTGCGGCCGTAATGGCGCAGTAGCTCGAGCGGCCGATAGCGCAGCGCGAAGCCGGAGATGATCGCCGAGATGAGGATTGCCGTCCCGCTGGCGGACAGCCAGTTGAAGGTGAAGACCGCCGGCTCCGCGGTTGGCCGAAGGACGACCGGCGGCATGCGCTGGACCAGCTTGTCGAGTCCGGGGATCGCGATCTTCGGAGCGGAGATCGCGTCGAGCAACGCCTTGACGTTAGGCAGCCCCCACACGAATACGATCACCGAGAGCAGGATCCACGGGAGCCATGGCGAGATACCTGACGCAGCTGCCGGCGCGGGCGACGGCTTGGTGTCGCTGCGTTCCATCTTGCCGCCCCGCCATACGCGAAGGAACGCCGTCAGACAGATCATCGATGAGATGGCCGCGATGATGTCCACGAGCCAAGGGCCGTGGAAGTTCGAGACGAGAAATTGCGGCACGGCGAAGGTGATCCCGGCGACGAGGAGTGCGGGCCAGATCTCGATCGTGCGACGAAAGCCCGCGTACGCCCAGATCAACCAGAACGGCACGATGAGGGAGAAGATCGGGAGCTGTCGCCCGACCATTGCGCTCAAGGTCCGCGCGTCGATCGACGTCACGCCTTGAAGCGCAATGATCGGTGTGCCGAGCGCGCCGAAGGCGACCGGTGCCGTGTTCGCGATCAACGAGAGCGCCGAGGCTTCGAGCGCGGGAAATCCGAGTCCGATGAGAATCGCGCCGGTGACCGCGACCGGCGTCCCGAACCCCGCCGCGCCCTCGAAGAACGCGCCGAAACAGAACGCGATGAGTAAAAGCTGAAGCCGCCGGTCGCCGGTGATGGCGACGACTCGAGCCTGGAGCGGCACGAACAGCTGCCGTTCATTGGCGAGATTGTAGAGGAAAATGACGTTGAGGATGATCCAGCCGATGGGCAGGAAGCCGTAGGCGGCGCCGAGGAGTGCCGCTTTCCCGGCCATCGCCGGCGGCATGCCGATGGGACCAACCGCGACGAGGAGCGCCGCGCCTAACGCGAGCAGCGCGGCAATGTGCGCGCGAACGCGCCGCGCGGCGAGAAGGCCCAGCAGCATGAGCAGCGGCAACGCGGCCAGGAGCGTCGAGAGCGTAGCGCTGCCTAACGGCCGGTAGTTTTGGGGCCACATGAGGGGAGAAGCTGGAGGGGCTAGGGCCCAGGGACTAGGGGTTAGGGGTTAGGGGTTAGGGGTTAGGGGTTAGGGGTTAGGGGTTAGGGGTTAGGGGTTAGGGGTTAGGGGTTAGGGCACTATGCCGTTCAGTGCCATCTCGCTTCTGAAGCTCTCGAGCCACCATGCCTAACGGCGTAGGAAGCAATGGCAGTGTCGTCATGGTGCCCCGGAGCGACCCCGCTCCCGCCGTCGCCGCGCACGGAGGCCGCCCCTAGACCCTAGCCCCTAGCCCCTAGCCCCTAGCCCCTAGACCCTAGACCCTAGACCCTAGACCCTAGCCCCTAGACCCTAGACCCTAGACCCTAGACCCTAGACCCTAGCCCGTAGCCCCACTATGAATCCGCCATGCTTCGCGGCCTCATCACGCTATCTCTCGCGCTCTGCATCGCCCATGCGGCGATCGCACAGCAGGACTCCGCTCGACCGCGACGGAAGCCCGCGCGAGACTCGGCCGCGAACGACTCCACGCCGTCGTGGCCTACCCCGCCCACGCCACTGACCGGCTCAATTCTGCCAGCGCGCCGCATCGTCGCCTTCTACGGCAATCCCCTCACGCGCCGAATGGGCATACTCGGCGCGAAGCCCGTCGACTCCATGCTCGCGCGCCTCGATCGCGAAGTCGCCGCCTGGGCGGCCGCGGATACCACAACGCCCGTGCAGCCGGCGCTGCATCTGATCGCGGTGGTCGCGCAAGGAACGCCCGGCAAAGACGGCAAGTACCGCCAGCGCGCGGACACCGCCCTCATCGAGCGCGTCTATGGATGGGCGCGGAGTCGGGGCGCGCTCCTCTTTCTCGACGTCCAGCTCGGCCGGAGCACGCTCGAGGAAGAGCTTCCCCGGCTCATGCCATTTCTCAAACGGCCCGATGTGCATCTCGGACTCGATCCCGAGTTCGCAATGGGGACGAAGGGCACGCCCGGTACGCGCATCGGCACGCTCGACGCGCGCGACGTCAACGAGGCCATCGATGTGCTCGCCGATCTCGTGACGACCGACTCGCTACCGCCGAAGATCCTCGTCGTCCATCGATTCACCCGCGACATGCTCACGCACTACCAGCGCATCCGAGTCGATCCGCGCGTCCAGATCGTCATCGACATGGATGGCTGGGGACCGCCGTGGATGAAGCGCGAATCCTATCGGCGTTACGTCGCGCGATACCCGGTCGAGTTCACGGGATTCAAGTTGTTCTACCATAATGACACGAAAGCCGGAGATCGTCTGATGACCCCGGCCCAGGTTCTCGCGCTCTTTCCGCGACCAGTCTACATCCAGTATCAGTGAGCCGATGGCCGACACGATCACGCGCGAAGAGCTCTCCGAGAAGATTCAACGCGGCGACCAGTTTCATCTGTTTGAGGTGCTGCCGCGCATGTACTGGCGCAAGCATCACCTGCCCGGAGCGCGAAGCCTGCCGCTCGAAGAAGTGGAGTCGGCGATTCCAACGCTCGTGCCCGACAAGCACGCCGAGATCGTCGTCTACTGCTGGAACTTCACGTGACCCACATCGTCTCGAGCCGCCCGTGCTTTGGCGGCCATGGGCTACGACAACGTGCGCGACTTCTCGCAGGGGAAGGAAGACTGGATTCGCGCAGGGCTGCCGCTGACGAAGGACTGACGCGTTTCGTAACACTGTGTTTACGCGCAGCCATTTTGTCGCCGCCGTGAAACGGCGCTTACCCGTCATGAAACGGCATCCTGTGGATCGTCAGAATAGCATCGACGTTGTGAATTGAATGAGGTGTGGAATGCTTCCCCGAATAGTCGTCGTAGGACGGAGAGATGATGCGCTTGGTCGCGCGCTCATCACGCGCACGAGCGAACCGCCCTTCGTCCTCGAGTTTCATCCCGGTGGAGATTCGCTCGTGGACAACTTGCGCGATGAGTGTCCGTCTCTCGTCGTCCTCGGTCTGCGCGGCCGCCGCGGCACTGCCGTCGGTGCGTTGGTTCGTCGCATCAAGGCGTGGTGCCCGCAGCTGCCCATTGTCGTCGCCTGTCTCGACGAGAGCGCTCCGGGTCGCGAGATACTGCACGCCGCGCGAGCAGGCGCCGAGCACTTCGCGTTCAGACACAGCGACGACTTCCCGGCCGTTCTGCGCTCGCTGGTCGCGACGCACACGGAGCCCTCGGCGACAGCCGAAACGGAGATCGACGACATCGGACGTGCGCGCGCCCGCGCCGAGCGCCGCGCGCCGCGTCGCAATCGTTATGCAGAGCGCGCACCGTCGGCCGTGTTGGGGATGTTGCCGGCATCGGTGTCGCCGCTGCTGCGCCGAATCATTCACGCGTGCGTCGTCGCCATTCCGCCGGAAACCGTCGACGAGTTGGCCGCGCGCATCGCGCAGCCCAAACGCTCGCTCGCGCGCGAAGTCGCTCGGCGCGGATGGCCGGCGCCCCACGTGCTGCTCAAGTGGGGACGTCTCTTTCGCGGGGCGGCCGCCGGCATCACCGCGCGCCTCGAGGGCACGACGTGGGACGAAGCGCAGTGGGTAATCGCCGTCGAAGCCGGTTACGGCAGCGTGAGAACGGCGAGTCGCGCGTTTCGTGCGCGCGCCAGCGTCGGGCTACGAGAGGTCTGGCGTGACGGAGCAGCAGCGCTACTGCCGGCGTTTCTGACCGCGGTCGGTTATTCGCCGCCGCATCAATTAGCCAGCTAACGGCTCCTCGCCGTGTGGCCGTTCTTCCTGCCGGCCGAAGGCGTCTTCGCGCAGAAACGCTTCGATGACTACTTTGAGGCCTCCACCCGTGCGCACTTCGAGCGAACGGAGACCTGTATAGCGTTTCATCAAGTTCCGAAGCGGAGACGCCGAGTCGAGCCCGAACGCCGCCGCGACGTGCTCGAGCGCGCGTCCCTCGGCTTCGAGCAAGTACGCGACGACCATCAACCGTAGCCAATTGAGCAGCGCGCCTGGCGACGGCAACCCGTTCGTTCGGCATTGCTTCACCAGCGTCTTCACGTTCATGCCGAGCACTTGCGCGAGCGCGCGCGAGCTGAAGTCCGGCCACGCGTATTGCAGGCATGTCTCGACGATCGGCAGCGCGTCGCCCGTGAGATGGGTGCCTAACGCGTCGAGCACCTGGCGGGCGGCGGAGGTTTGTGATGCGCGCGCGAGCGTCTGGCGGAAGGCGGTGCTGCTGTCGTCGACGCCGCGGAATACCAGTTCGTGCACGCCGGCATTCACGAGCGCGACAATCTCGCTCGAGAAGCGGTGCGCGGGCTGACAGAAGCCGATCAGTGCAACGCCTGGATACTCCGCCCTGAGACGCGCGAGTGTCGGCGCGACGGGAACGCGACGTATGTCGAACGGCTCGGCGATGACGGCGGAGACGCGCGGCACCGAGCGAGCGACAAGGTTCTCGAGTGCGGAAGCCGTATCGACGTGCTCGAGAATGGCGCGGCCCCGAACGGCATCCTGAAGTCGCGCTCGTTCGAGTCGTCCGAGAACGAGTGCGGCGACGCGCGCCTGCAGACCTGCGCCGGGAATTTCTGTAGCGGAGGTCTCGCCGGGGCGTCGATGTGGGAGGTTGCCGGCAGCCATCGGGCCCAAGGGTAACACCATGAAACGCTAGGCGCACGGGTGAAACGGCGAGGCGCCAGCGCCGGCGCTACTTCTACCGCTGCAGGACGAGCTAGTGCTCCAACTGCTACTCCGAGTTCCCTCCTCGGTCTCCCTCCCCCAGCCCGGAGCTCTTCGATGTCACGCCGCCTTGCTGCTATTCGCCTTCTTATTGCCGTGGCCGCCGTTTCCGCTTTGGCCGCATGCGCTTCGCCGACAGCTCCGACGACGTCTTCGAGTTTGCGCGCGCCGGGCGTCAACCACGATGTAGGTAGCGACTCCAGCTGCCGCAGCGGCTACATCATCGGCCAGGGTGATCACTGCTAAGGACTTACTTCTCGAACGTTACGCCGGCGCTCCGACGAGCTCGGCACCCTCGAGCTCGTCGACAGCGGCGATGATGGCGGTGGTCGAAGAGGCGACTGCCAAGGGCTTCGCCGGCGCGACCAAGGTGGGATTCTCGAGACGGTAAGAGAGCTGATGGAACCCGTGAGCAGCAGCGAGCAGCTCGCCCCGGCTTGCCGCGTCACTTGCACGTCCTTCCTCGCCGACGTGAGCCAAGGCTTCGCTCATTTCGACCAGTGCCGATGCACTTGGGAAGGGCAGTGATTCGCCGTTGTGCAGGCTCGTCACGAGTCCATCCAGCCGCTCAGCGAAATTCTTGATAAGTGCGCGCGCCGCC is a window encoding:
- a CDS encoding L-lactate permease, which gives rise to MWPQNYRPLGSATLSTLLAALPLLMLLGLLAARRVRAHIAALLALGAALLVAVGPIGMPPAMAGKAALLGAAYGFLPIGWIILNVIFLYNLANERQLFVPLQARVVAITGDRRLQLLLIAFCFGAFFEGAAGFGTPVAVTGAILIGLGFPALEASALSLIANTAPVAFGALGTPIIALQGVTSIDARTLSAMVGRQLPIFSLIVPFWLIWAYAGFRRTIEIWPALLVAGITFAVPQFLVSNFHGPWLVDIIAAISSMICLTAFLRVWRGGKMERSDTKPSPAPAAASGISPWLPWILLSVIVFVWGLPNVKALLDAISAPKIAIPGLDKLVQRMPPVVLRPTAEPAVFTFNWLSASGTAILISAIISGFALRYRPLELLRHYGRTLVLVRHSLLTIAAMLALGYTTRYSGEDAILGLAFAHAGVLYPFFGTLLGWLGVALTGSDTASNVLFGSLQKVTAQRLGLNPILMAAANSSGGVMGKMIDAQSIVVASTATRWFGHEWRILRYVFFHSLALATLVGLLVLLQQYVFTGMLVRG
- a CDS encoding rhodanese-like domain-containing protein, which codes for MADTITREELSEKIQRGDQFHLFEVLPRMYWRKHHLPGARSLPLEEVESAIPTLVPDKHAEIVVYCWNFT
- a CDS encoding helix-turn-helix domain-containing protein — encoded protein: MAAGNLPHRRPGETSATEIPGAGLQARVAALVLGRLERARLQDAVRGRAILEHVDTASALENLVARSVPRVSAVIAEPFDIRRVPVAPTLARLRAEYPGVALIGFCQPAHRFSSEIVALVNAGVHELVFRGVDDSSTAFRQTLARASQTSAARQVLDALGTHLTGDALPIVETCLQYAWPDFSSRALAQVLGMNVKTLVKQCRTNGLPSPGALLNWLRLMVVAYLLEAEGRALEHVAAAFGLDSASPLRNLMKRYTGLRSLEVRTGGGLKVVIEAFLREDAFGRQEERPHGEEPLAG